The Candidatus Eisenbacteria bacterium genomic interval TGGGCGACTCTCTGAGGTACGACAGGAGGCTTTTCAGCGAATCCGGCGGCTTCGTGATCGAAATCACGCCCTGGAAGCTGGATGCATTCCTGACTCTCGGCGAGCAGAGACACGTGCAGACATTCAGGTTGGGCGAGGTGTGGGCCGAGCCGGTATTTCTTGTGCGTGACGGCGAGCGCCGTCTCCTGGAGCTTTCAGTGAGCGAGATGAAGGCTCGTTGGGAAAAGGCTTTGGATCGTTCGCTCGCGTAGGGATCGAGTCTCATGGGAGTGGGACAGGAGATGAGGATTTGAAACCCAGAGCGGCCGTGATCCAATTTCCGGGAGTGAATTGCGAGTACGAGACGGCGAGAGCGCTGCTTGCTTCGGGCCTCGAAGCAGAGATCTTCAGGTGGAATCTTGACATTTCGCGTCTGGCGAGTTTCGACGCTTTCGTTCTGCCCGGCGGCTTTTCCTATCAGGATAGGATAAGGGCCGGTGCAATTGCCGCCAAGGACGCCATCGTGGAAGAGATTGCAAATCAGGCCCGGAAGGGAAAGCCCGTTCTGGGAATATGCAACGGTGCCCAGGTTCTCGTCGAGGCGGGTCTTGTTCCCGGGCTTTTGGAGGGTCGTGTCGAAATGGCCCTCGGCCCCAACAGGGCCGGCGGCAGGAGCGGATACCTGTGCGACTGGGTGTACGTCAAAGTCGCGGAGCCTTCTCGTACGGCATTCACGTGCGTGATGAATGAGGGGGAGACGCTTCCGCTTCCGATTGCTCACGCAGAAGGCAGGTTTCTCTCCGCGTCATCCGCGATCACGGACACCCTGAAGAGAGAGGGACTGGCTCGATTGTTCTATTGTGACCAACTCGGCAGGACGAGAGAAGAATTTCCTTGGAATCCGAATGGTTCGGTATTCTCGTCCGCGGCCATCTCCAACAGAAGAGGCAACGTCATGGCCATGATGCCGCACCCCGAGAGGGCGGCGTGGCTCAAGCAAGTGCCTGCCGAGGTGCACGGGGAATGGGGGGAGAGTAAGCGGGAGGCGAGAGGACGATTCGAGCGGATGGAGGAGCCGGGTCCGGGGCGAAGAATTTTTGATTCACTCAGGCAATACCTTGGCTAAACGGATCGGAAGGAAACCCGTGAATATCGTGAGGATCGTGAGTCACAGCCGGCCGAGGAGGACGCAAGGCCGATCGAAGAAGAGTGATTTATGTCCGTGACCGCAGTGTGCGTGAGACCGCTTGGGACCGATCTGGTCGCCCTGAGTGCCTTTGACACTCTTGTCCGCAAGATGGGTTACGCGGACTCGCTCGTCTCTCTCTCTCGGGAGGAGGTGTGGCTTCTGGGTCTTGATCTGGATGACGAGAAGGCGAGTGGAGTCACGAAGATGCTTGTGGAAGAGACCGGCATTTTCGTGAATCCGAACACTCACACGCACACGATCGTGCGTCCTGACGAAATGCTGCCTCGCGGCAGGCAGTGTGGTGGAGAGGAATTGGAGATCGCCGTGTGGTCGCGGGAAGATCCGCAGGCCGGGCCTGTGGCGACAGCGGTGAGAGAGAGAATGCGGATTCTGAGCTTACTCGAGCTGAGGCGGCTCAGCCTGTGGCGGCCGCGCTTTCAGGCGGACGAGGGGGAGGAAGGCAAGGGCGAAAGAGACGGAAGCGACGGGAGAAAAGGGAGAAATGTCAGGGAGATCGCTTCGTCCATGGTGGCCACCCGTTCCAGAAAGGAAGGCCTTCTCGCCAACCCTCATTGCCAGTGTTGGATCATTGTTGAAGGCGCCCTCAAGCCTCACGAGCTATTGAGGACCGTCTGTGAGGTTGAAGAACCGTGGCCGCGGAATTCTTGTTGAGGAAAAGGGACAAATTGACTGGAAGCATCGACCCTGTCCGAGAGAGATATCTTCAAGGGGAGCGCCTCAGAGAGGAGTGCGGCGTGTTCGGAGTGAGCGGAGTCGAACAAGCGGCGGAGCTTGTGTTTTTCGGCCTCTACTCTCTTCAGCATCGAGGTCAGGAGAGCGCTGGAATTGTGTCTTCCGACGGAAAATGCGTGTACGCTCACAAGGGGCTCGGTCTGGTGAGCGACGTTCTCACCGCGGATGCACTCAAGGGCCTTCCCGGCCAGCTCGCGATCGGACACAATCGCTATTCCACCACCGGGCGTACGACCCTGGAGAACGCGCAGCCGCTGGTCGTGACCTATCAGGGTGGAAGACTTGCAATCGCACACAACGGAAACCTGGTGAACGCCAGAGAGCTCAAAGCGAAGATGGAGACTCAGGGTTCGATCTTTCAGACGACGATGGACAGCGAGGTGATCGTCCATCTCGTGGCACGTTCCGAGGCGGCCACTCTGGAGGAAAAGCTCACGGATGCGCTCTCGCAGCTCAAAGGAGCGTATGCTCTCATAGTGATGACGGAGACCAAGTTGATCGGCGTTTCCGACCCCTTTGGCTTCAGACCTCTCAGTATTGGAAGGCTCGGGTCGGGTCACTGCCTCGCATCTGAGACCTGCGCTTTTGACATAATAGGCGGCACGTATGTGAGGCCGGTGGAAGCCGGCGAGATGGTGGTGGTGGAGGGAGGGGGCATGAGGAATCTGGACGCTCTCGGAGGCACGAGAAAAGCGCACTGCATATTCGAACTGATCTATTTCTCTCGTCCGGACAGCATGGTGTTTTCCGAGAGCGTGGATAGGGTTAGACGGAATCTCGGTCGAACGCTTGCCGGAGAAGCACCCGCCGACGCCGATATTGTGATTGCCGTTCCGGACTCGAGTAACTCGGCGGCGCTGGGTTTTGCGGAGGGTTCCGGGCTTCCGTTTGAACTGGGACTCATCCGTAACCACTACGTCGGACGCACCTTCATAGATCCAATTCAGCACGTGAGAGATCAGGCCGTGAAGGCGAAGTTCAATCCCGTCAGGGAGATCCTCTCGGGGAAGAAGGTGGTCGTCGTGGACGACTCAATCGTGAGAGGCACGACGAGCAGAAAACTCATCCGTCTCATCCGTAACGCAGGCGCGAAGGCGGTCCATTTCAGGGTGGGTTCTCCACCGATACAGAATCCGTGTTTCTATGGGATAGACACTCCGAGCAAGGGAGAGCTCATCGCGTCCAGTCACACCGTGGAAGAGATCGCTCAATTCCTGGGAGTGGACAGTCTCGCGTATCTATCCATGAGAGGCTTGAGGTCGTGTGTGAGAAGGCCCGACGATTTCTGCTACGCGTGCTTCAACGGTAGCTATCCCGTTCCGGTGGAGGCCCGAGGAGACAAACTGGCGCTCGAGAGGGACTCGGTGAGAACCCCTGGCGACGGCAGCCCGGCGGCCGAAGCTCGTGACAGCGGTTGTCCCCAGGAGACGCGTGGGGATGGCCTTTTGCCTTGACAGTGCGGGGCACAGTGATATTATCCTTCGGAAACACTTCGAGTTAGAAGGGTGGGCGCCCTCGCTCCTGCGCGAGCGATTGAGTCAGAGGGCTCGAGGATTTTCACCATTTCTGGAGGCACTTCCGTGACACACGGAGTCAACGCGGAACGAGTTGCCAAGCTGGAGCTTCTCAAAGAGAAGGGGATACGGCCTTATCCCTCGAGATTCCCGGTTACTCACGGATCCTCCGCCGTGCTGGACTCGTTTGAGGCCCTGGAGCGCGAGCAGAACCGTGTGTCGGTAGCCGGCAGGCTCATTGCGAAGAGGACGCACGGCAAGGCCAGCTTCGGGCACCTCCTGGACGGGGCAGGCAAGCTTCAGGTCTACTTCAGGGAAGACGTACTCGGCGCCGATGCCTACGAGCTTTTCTCTATGGTCGACGTCGGTGACATACTCGGTGTCACGGGCCCGGTATTCAAGACACGCACGGGTGAGATAACCGTGAAGGCAGAATCCATGGAGTTGCTCTGTAAGTCCCTCAGGCCTCTTCCCGAGAAGTGGCACGGGTTGAAGGACGTGGAGACGCGCTACAGGCAACGATATGTGGACCTCATCGTCAACACGGACGTGAGGAGGCTTTTCAAGGGACGTTCGAGAATCGTGGCCACAATCAGGAACTTTCTAGATGAGCGAGGCTTCGTCGAAGTGGAGACGCCGGTGCTTCAGCCTCTTTACGGCGGCGCCTTTGCCAGGCCCTTTGTGACGCACCACCAGGCGCTCGACATGAATCTCTATCTCAGAATAGCCGACGAGCTCTACCTGAAGAGGCTGGTGGTAGGCGGTCTTGAGAGAGTCTACGAGATCGGGAAGGATTTCCGGAACGAGGGAATCGACAGAACGCACAGTCCCGAGTTCACGCAGTTGGAGCTCTACCAGGCCTACGCCGACTATACGGACATGATGGATCTCCTCGAACAGATGGTCTGCAGGGTCGTCACGGAGCTCCACGGCGGACTCACGTGCACGTACGGAGAACATCAGTTGGATTTCTCGAGGCCCTGGAAGAAGATGAGCTATTTTGAGGCGCTGAAGGAACACCTGGGCGTGGACGTCCGGAACGTAACAGAGCAGGAACTGCGCGCGCTGTGTCTCAAGCTGGGCGTGGAGATCGACGGACACGCCCAAGACGCGACGCCCGGCGCACCCGCGCAAGCGTTTCAGGGCGCACCGCCGCAAGGACCTCGGAGCGGAACGCCCCTCACGACAATAGAGTTGATCGACGAGCTCTTCTCAGAAAAAGTGCAGCCGAACCTGATTCAGCCGACGCTTGTCTACGACTATCCGAAGGAAATATCGCCTCTGGCGAAGGAGAAGCCGGGCTCGCCGGGAATAGCCGAGAGGTTTGAACCCGTTGTCGCGGGAATCGAGCTCGGAAACGCTTTCTCCGAGCAGAACGACCCCTTGGAACAAGCGCGGCAGTTTGACGTGCAGGCCGAGTTGAGAGCCAAGGGGAACCAGGAGGCTCAGCCCAAGGACTCGGATTTCTTGAGAGCGCTCGAGTACGGTATGCCCCCCACCGGTGGGATGGGGGTGGGAATTGACAGGCTCACCATGATCCTCACGAACGCTCGCTCGATGAGGGAGGTGATCCTGTTCCCGCACCTCAGACCCGAAGCCCTGTTGGACGAGGACGACGGTGGTGGGACGGATCTGCCGACGGGGGGCACGACGGGACAGAAAGACGAACAGGGCGACCGGAGGGAGAAAGAGAATGAGGTTTGAGTTTTTTGTGGCCGGTCGCTATCTCAGGGCGAAGAGGCGGCTCAGCTTCATTTCCATAATCAGCGGTATCTCCGTCGGCGGGGTCTTGGTCGGCGTGGCGGCGCTCACGATTGTCCTCTCCGTGATGAATGGATTTGAGGACGAGGTTCAGAGGCGTATCGTGGGAACCAACGCCCACGTCATCGTGCTAAGTCATGACGAGAGGGGAGTCAAGGCGGACGACGAATTGCTGAAGCGTATCGAGGCGGTTCCCGGCGTGGTCGGCGCCGCTCCCTTTGTATACAGCAAGGGTATGATAAGCGCGGGCGGTTTCTCGGACGCCGTCGTGATCAAGGGAGTAAACCTGTCTCTCGAGAAACAGGTCACGGACGTGTATCGGAACATATCTCCTCCAATCGCATCCATCGATTCCCCGGACGGTACGAACGGGATCGTTCTAGGGCAATATCTTGCAAACTCTCTCGGAGTGTCCGCCGGCGACGACGTGATCTTGACCTCGCCTCTTCAAGGGCGTGTCACAATATTCGGCATGATTCCCAGGGTCAAGAAATTCAAGGTCGTGGGAATCTTCGCGTCCGGAATGTACGATTACGACTCCAGCCTGGGCTACATTTCGATACCTGCCGCTCAGAGTTTTCTGGGGCTCGGGGACTACGTGACGGGCGTCGAAATCAAGGTCGAGGACATGTACAAGGCTCCCCAGATTGCAGATTCTGTCATCAGGGGTCTGGGAGGTTTTCCGTTCACCGCAAGCAACTGGATAGAACTGAACAGGAACCTGTTTTCCTGGATGAAAATGGAGAAGGTCGTGATGTTTGTCATCCTGATGCTCATAGTCGCGGTGGCCGCCTTCAACATTATCAGCACCCTCATAATGGTGGTCATGGAAAAGCGAAGAGACATCGGAATACTCAAGTCAATGGGCGCAACCTCGAAGAGCGTCATGCGGATCTTCATTGCCGAGGGCGTGGCCGTCGGTTTGATCGGAACGGTTCTCGGGTGCCTCACTGGGTTTGTCGGATGCTACCTGCTTCAAAAATACAAGTTCATTACTCTGCCTGGTGATGTATACTTTATAGATAAATTACCGGTTAAGATGGAAGCCGGAGACTTCCTGATGGTTGCGCTCGCTGCCGTCGGAGTTTGCTTTGCCGCAACTCTCTACCCTTCCTGGAAAGCTTCCAGATTGGTTCCGGTCGAGGCAATCAGGTACGAATAGGAATGGTGCGATATACTTCTGAAATGCCGCACGTGCCCGAGCGGTTGTGCAAATCCCTTGGAATGTAACAGACGTATCCGGTGTTAAATGGAGGAGAAGTCGACATGACGGAGCCCATTCTGAGTGCGAAGGACGTGCACAAGGGCTTCAGAATGGGCCGGCACGTGCTGAGCGTGCTCAAGGGGGTGGATCTGGAGATAGCCGAAGGGCAGATTCTGGCACTCGTGGGAGCATCCGGTGTCGGCAAGAGCACTCTGCTTCACATTCTTGGCGCTCTTGACAGGCCCGACAGAGGCTCTGTAAGACTGGACTCGCAGGAGGTCTTCAGTATGGACGACGAGAGCCTCGCCGGTTTTCGCAATCACACGGTGGGCTTCGTGTTTCAGTTCCATCACCTCTTGCCCGAGTTCACCGCCCTCGAGAACGTCATGCTGCCGGCGCTCATTGCAGGAGAACCGGTCGAGCGTTGTAAGATCAGGGCCAGGAAGTTGCTCGAAGAAGTTCGTCTCATCGATAGGGAAGAGCACAAACCTGGCGAGCTTTCCGGAGGAGAGCAACAACGCACCGCGGTTGCCAGGGCACTGATGAATGATCCACGCATAGTCCTTGCGGACGAGCCGTCGGGGAATCTTGACAGGACGAGCGGGGACGAACTTCACGCCCTTCTTCGCGAACTCAGCCGGACTCGGAGACAGACGTTCGTGATAGCAACGCACAACGAGAAACTCGCCGAGGCGGCCGATAGAGTGGTGAAACTTGAAGAAGGGAAGGCGCACACGGTCCGCTAGAGCGGCCGAGAAGACGGGGGGACCCGGCCTTCCCGTGAAGCGTATTTGCAGAGGGACGCAGATTCGCTCTGTTTGAATGGAGGACTACGATGCAGTGCCAAATTTGCGGAAAGGCTCCGGCCTGCGTGCACTACACCGAGATCGTGAACGACAAGATGACGGAGCTTCACGTGTGCGAGAAGTGCGCTGAGGAAAGGGGCCTCCACGGCGTGCTGGGGAAGGACAAGCTGTCGATTTCCGGGCCTCTGGTATGGATGATGGACAGCATGACGTCCACGGAGGAAGACAAGCTGGGTAACGTGCAGTGCCCCGTGTGCGGCATGAGGTATTCTACTTTCAAGGAAACGGCCAGGCTCGGCTGCGCTTCGTGCTACGAGGCCTTTCATTCCCATCTTCGGCCCGTCTTGAGAAGGGTGCACGGGAGCACCAGACATTGTGGAAAGAGTCCCACCAGGGACAGCGCCAAGTACGCGCGCAGAAGAGAGATTCAAGAGCTCCAGGACGAGCTCGAAAAAGCAATTCAGCGCGAGGAGTTTGAACTCGCCGCAGAACTGAGAGACAAGATCAAAAAGATGGAGACTTCGTTCAGCAGGAGACGCAAGGGTACTCCGAAGCCTTGACGGCAAATGCAGCCCCCGCCTCCGCGGGAAGCGGCGGGCAGGAGACCGGAGGGCGTCGCGAACACAGTGGTGACTTGGTCCGGAGGTAGACGTGGCTTCTTTTCAGGAAATGGTCAGGCGACCGGGTAGCTGGCTTGATGGAAGCGGTCCTCACGCCGACAAGATTCTGAGCACGCGGCTCAGGCTTGCAAGAAATCTGAGGAGCGTTCCGTTCCCGGGCAGAGCCAGGCCGGAGCAACTTTCTCAGGTGCTTCCGTCGGTCGTGGCCGCGGCCAAGAAGAGCCCTTCGTTTTCTGAGCTCACGGTCTTGAGGTCTTCCGAGATGACGAAAGCAGACAAGCAGTTTCTTGTCGAAAGGCATCTTATAAGCCATGACTTCGCGGAGGACTCGAAAGTCGGGGCTCTGATAATAGGTGCAGACGAAAGCAGCAGCGTCATGGTCAACGAAGAGGATCATCTGCGGATCCAGGTGTTGTGCTCCGGGCTTCAGTTGGGCGGGGCCCTCAAGTCGGCCGACAAGATTGACGAGGAGTTGGACGCGTCCCTCGAATACGCCTTTTCGGATGAGCTAGGCTATCTGACTTCTTGTCCCACTAACGTCGGGACCGGAATGCGCGCCTCGGTTCTGATTCATTTTCCGTCACTCGTTCTCACGAGACAGATTTCGAAGGTTCTACAGGGCATCACTCAAGTGGGGCTCGCCGTGAGGGGTTTCTACGGTGAGGGAAGCGAGATCATGGGGAACTTCTTTCAGATCTCCAACCAGACGACGCTTGGTCTCACCGAAAAGGAAACCATCATGAGTCTCGAGCGAGTCACAAATCAAATCATGGAGTACGAGACAAAGGCCATGGACGTTCTTCTCAAGGACGCCAAGGCGCAGATAGAGGATAAAGTCTGGAGGGCTTACGGAACTCTGAAGCACTGCAAGATCCTTACGTCGCGCGAGTTGATCTCTCTGGTTTCCGCCGTGAGATTCGGCGTCTCTCTCGGTCTGACCGGACTGTGCGATATCGCCGCGGTCAACGAGCTTCTCATTCTCACGCAACCAGCGCACATCCAAAAACTGGCAGGGAGGGAGATGGCCGCCGCAGAGAGAAACGTCATGCGCGCCGAGATGGTTCACGAGAGATTGAAGGCGAAGCAATAGTCCGGTCTGACTTGACCCGATTTCGTCCAGTCTGCTTTGTTCGGAAGGCTTTGGTTCTTGTTTCCAGAAACGAGGTGGATCTCTGATGCAGGACAAATTCACTGAGAGAGTGCGAAAGGTGATGTACTTGGCGCGGGAAGAGGCGGCAAGACTTCACCACGATTACATAGGGACGGAGCATCTGCTGCTGGGGATTCTCCGCGAGGGAGAAGGAATCGCCGCGACGGTGCTCAACAACCTGGGACTTGACCTCGACGCCATCAGACAGGCCGTTGAAAGCATGGTTTCTGCCAGCGGCGGGACGATGACAATCGGCGAGATCCCCTTTACTCCAAGAGCCAAGCGCGTGCTCGAGCTCTCGGTGGACGAAGCCAGGCAATTGGGCCACAACTACGTGGGCACGGAGCACCTGCTCCTCGGCCTGATAAGGGAAGGGGAGGGTGTCGCGGCGAGGGTTCTTCTTGAGTTGGGGGTCGACAGAAAGAAAGTCCGTGACGAGACCTTGCGCCTCCTCGGTGGGTCAGCTCCGACCGGCCAGGCGAAGGAGGAAGAGAAGACCGAAACGCCTGCCCTGAACCAGTTCAGTCGTGACCTCACTCAGCTTGCGAGAGAAGCGAAGCTGGATCCCGTCATCGGCCGCGAGAAGGAAATCGAGAGAGTCGTGCAGGTACTCAGTCGCAGGAAGAAAAACAATCCCGTCCTGATCGGCGAACCCGGTGTCGGGAAGACGGCCATCGTCGAGGGACTTGCTCAGAGGATCGTCGAGAACAAAGTGCCGGAGACGCTCCGCAACAGGAGACTTGTGATCATAGACCTGGCGTCCGTGGTCGCAGGCACCAAGTATCGAGGGCAATTCGAGGAGCGCCTCAAGGCCGTCATGAACGAGATACGTGATTCCAAGGACACCATCTGTTTCCTCGATGAACTGCACACCATAGTGGGCGCGGGCGGCGCCGAAGGAGCGATAGACGCATCCAACATGCTCAAGCCTGCCCTCGCGAGGGGCGAGATACAGTGTATCGGCGCGACCACGCTCGACGAGTACAGAAAGCACATCGAGAAAGACGGAGCGCTGGAGCGCAGGTTCCAGCCGATAATGGTTGACCCGCCCTCGGTCGAACTGACGATTCGGATTCTCAACGGACTCCGCGACAAGTACGAGGCGCACCACGGCGTGAAGTTCACCGACGACGCGGTGGTCGCCGCCGTGGAGCTGTCTGACAGATACATCGCCGACCGCTTTCTTCCTGACAAGGCGATAGACGTCATCGACGAGTCTGGAGCCAGGGCGAGGCTCTCCGTCTCGACGATTCCGAACGAATTGAGGGAGATCGAAAAGAAGATAGAGGAGGCCGCGAAGGAGAAGGAAGCAGCGATCCTGGCTCAGGAATTCGAGAAGGCCGCCCGACTTCGCGACAAGGAACGAGAGTTGAGACGAGAGATCAAGGACATGAAGAAGGACTGGAGCGAATCGAGATCAGAGCGAGCGACCACAGTGGAGGCGGACGACATCGCCGAGGTGATTTCGAAGATGACGGGAATACCTGTGGCGAAACTCGAGGAGAAGGAGTCCGAGAAGCTCTTGCGCATGGAAGATGAGCTGAGGAAATCGATAGTGGGTCAGGATGAGGCGGTCAGGGCCATCGCAAAGGCCGTCCGGCGAAACAGGGCCGGCCTGAGAGATCCCAGGCGTCCGATAGGCTCTTTTATATTTCTAGGACCCACCGGAGTTGGGAAGACAGAGCTCGCGCGCGTGTTGGCCAAGTTTCTTTTCGACGACGAGGACGCGTTGATCCGAATCGACATGTCGGAGTTCATGGAGAAGTTCAACGTCTCCAGGCTCGTCGGGGCTCCTCCGGGTTACGTGGGATACGAAGAAGGAGGGCAGCTTACCGAGAAGGTGAGACGCAAACCCTACTCCGTGGTCCTGCTGGACGAGATTGAGAAGGCGCACCCCGACGTGTTCAACATACTACTCCAGGTGCTGGATGATGGGCAGTTGACCGACAGCATGCGGAGGAAAGTGAACTTCAAGAACACAGTTATGATAATGACTTCGAACCTTGGGGCCAGGCAGATCAGGGGCACGGGTACCCTCGGTTTTCAGAAGGCCGACGAGGCAAGCACACACGACAGGATGAGAACCGTGGTGCTTGACGAAGTGAAGAAGACTTTCAACCCGGAGTTCCTCAATCGAGTAGATGAAATCGTCGTTTTTAGGGCTCTCGACGTGGAAGACATGCACAAGATAATCATGATCTTGCTCGATCAGGTTGAGGCCAGACTCAAGAGAAGGAACATTCGGCTCAAGTTCACGCCCGAGGCCCTGGAGTTGCTCATCGAAAAGGGTTTTGATCCCTCGCTG includes:
- the purQ gene encoding phosphoribosylformylglycinamidine synthase I is translated as MKPRAAVIQFPGVNCEYETARALLASGLEAEIFRWNLDISRLASFDAFVLPGGFSYQDRIRAGAIAAKDAIVEEIANQARKGKPVLGICNGAQVLVEAGLVPGLLEGRVEMALGPNRAGGRSGYLCDWVYVKVAEPSRTAFTCVMNEGETLPLPIAHAEGRFLSASSAITDTLKREGLARLFYCDQLGRTREEFPWNPNGSVFSSAAISNRRGNVMAMMPHPERAAWLKQVPAEVHGEWGESKREARGRFERMEEPGPGRRIFDSLRQYLG
- the purF gene encoding amidophosphoribosyltransferase codes for the protein MAAEFLLRKRDKLTGSIDPVRERYLQGERLREECGVFGVSGVEQAAELVFFGLYSLQHRGQESAGIVSSDGKCVYAHKGLGLVSDVLTADALKGLPGQLAIGHNRYSTTGRTTLENAQPLVVTYQGGRLAIAHNGNLVNARELKAKMETQGSIFQTTMDSEVIVHLVARSEAATLEEKLTDALSQLKGAYALIVMTETKLIGVSDPFGFRPLSIGRLGSGHCLASETCAFDIIGGTYVRPVEAGEMVVVEGGGMRNLDALGGTRKAHCIFELIYFSRPDSMVFSESVDRVRRNLGRTLAGEAPADADIVIAVPDSSNSAALGFAEGSGLPFELGLIRNHYVGRTFIDPIQHVRDQAVKAKFNPVREILSGKKVVVVDDSIVRGTTSRKLIRLIRNAGAKAVHFRVGSPPIQNPCFYGIDTPSKGELIASSHTVEEIAQFLGVDSLAYLSMRGLRSCVRRPDDFCYACFNGSYPVPVEARGDKLALERDSVRTPGDGSPAAEARDSGCPQETRGDGLLP
- the lysS gene encoding lysine--tRNA ligase: MTHGVNAERVAKLELLKEKGIRPYPSRFPVTHGSSAVLDSFEALEREQNRVSVAGRLIAKRTHGKASFGHLLDGAGKLQVYFREDVLGADAYELFSMVDVGDILGVTGPVFKTRTGEITVKAESMELLCKSLRPLPEKWHGLKDVETRYRQRYVDLIVNTDVRRLFKGRSRIVATIRNFLDERGFVEVETPVLQPLYGGAFARPFVTHHQALDMNLYLRIADELYLKRLVVGGLERVYEIGKDFRNEGIDRTHSPEFTQLELYQAYADYTDMMDLLEQMVCRVVTELHGGLTCTYGEHQLDFSRPWKKMSYFEALKEHLGVDVRNVTEQELRALCLKLGVEIDGHAQDATPGAPAQAFQGAPPQGPRSGTPLTTIELIDELFSEKVQPNLIQPTLVYDYPKEISPLAKEKPGSPGIAERFEPVVAGIELGNAFSEQNDPLEQARQFDVQAELRAKGNQEAQPKDSDFLRALEYGMPPTGGMGVGIDRLTMILTNARSMREVILFPHLRPEALLDEDDGGGTDLPTGGTTGQKDEQGDRREKENEV
- a CDS encoding lipoprotein-releasing ABC transporter permease subunit → MRFEFFVAGRYLRAKRRLSFISIISGISVGGVLVGVAALTIVLSVMNGFEDEVQRRIVGTNAHVIVLSHDERGVKADDELLKRIEAVPGVVGAAPFVYSKGMISAGGFSDAVVIKGVNLSLEKQVTDVYRNISPPIASIDSPDGTNGIVLGQYLANSLGVSAGDDVILTSPLQGRVTIFGMIPRVKKFKVVGIFASGMYDYDSSLGYISIPAAQSFLGLGDYVTGVEIKVEDMYKAPQIADSVIRGLGGFPFTASNWIELNRNLFSWMKMEKVVMFVILMLIVAVAAFNIISTLIMVVMEKRRDIGILKSMGATSKSVMRIFIAEGVAVGLIGTVLGCLTGFVGCYLLQKYKFITLPGDVYFIDKLPVKMEAGDFLMVALAAVGVCFAATLYPSWKASRLVPVEAIRYE
- a CDS encoding ABC transporter ATP-binding protein, producing MGRHVLSVLKGVDLEIAEGQILALVGASGVGKSTLLHILGALDRPDRGSVRLDSQEVFSMDDESLAGFRNHTVGFVFQFHHLLPEFTALENVMLPALIAGEPVERCKIRARKLLEEVRLIDREEHKPGELSGGEQQRTAVARALMNDPRIVLADEPSGNLDRTSGDELHALLRELSRTRRQTFVIATHNEKLAEAADRVVKLEEGKAHTVR
- a CDS encoding UvrB/UvrC motif-containing protein; translation: MQCQICGKAPACVHYTEIVNDKMTELHVCEKCAEERGLHGVLGKDKLSISGPLVWMMDSMTSTEEDKLGNVQCPVCGMRYSTFKETARLGCASCYEAFHSHLRPVLRRVHGSTRHCGKSPTRDSAKYARRREIQELQDELEKAIQREEFELAAELRDKIKKMETSFSRRRKGTPKP
- a CDS encoding protein arginine kinase; this encodes MASFQEMVRRPGSWLDGSGPHADKILSTRLRLARNLRSVPFPGRARPEQLSQVLPSVVAAAKKSPSFSELTVLRSSEMTKADKQFLVERHLISHDFAEDSKVGALIIGADESSSVMVNEEDHLRIQVLCSGLQLGGALKSADKIDEELDASLEYAFSDELGYLTSCPTNVGTGMRASVLIHFPSLVLTRQISKVLQGITQVGLAVRGFYGEGSEIMGNFFQISNQTTLGLTEKETIMSLERVTNQIMEYETKAMDVLLKDAKAQIEDKVWRAYGTLKHCKILTSRELISLVSAVRFGVSLGLTGLCDIAAVNELLILTQPAHIQKLAGREMAAAERNVMRAEMVHERLKAKQ
- a CDS encoding ATP-dependent Clp protease ATP-binding subunit, producing MMQDKFTERVRKVMYLAREEAARLHHDYIGTEHLLLGILREGEGIAATVLNNLGLDLDAIRQAVESMVSASGGTMTIGEIPFTPRAKRVLELSVDEARQLGHNYVGTEHLLLGLIREGEGVAARVLLELGVDRKKVRDETLRLLGGSAPTGQAKEEEKTETPALNQFSRDLTQLAREAKLDPVIGREKEIERVVQVLSRRKKNNPVLIGEPGVGKTAIVEGLAQRIVENKVPETLRNRRLVIIDLASVVAGTKYRGQFEERLKAVMNEIRDSKDTICFLDELHTIVGAGGAEGAIDASNMLKPALARGEIQCIGATTLDEYRKHIEKDGALERRFQPIMVDPPSVELTIRILNGLRDKYEAHHGVKFTDDAVVAAVELSDRYIADRFLPDKAIDVIDESGARARLSVSTIPNELREIEKKIEEAAKEKEAAILAQEFEKAARLRDKERELRREIKDMKKDWSESRSERATTVEADDIAEVISKMTGIPVAKLEEKESEKLLRMEDELRKSIVGQDEAVRAIAKAVRRNRAGLRDPRRPIGSFIFLGPTGVGKTELARVLAKFLFDDEDALIRIDMSEFMEKFNVSRLVGAPPGYVGYEEGGQLTEKVRRKPYSVVLLDEIEKAHPDVFNILLQVLDDGQLTDSMRRKVNFKNTVMIMTSNLGARQIRGTGTLGFQKADEASTHDRMRTVVLDEVKKTFNPEFLNRVDEIVVFRALDVEDMHKIIMILLDQVEARLKRRNIRLKFTPEALELLIEKGFDPSLGARPLRRTIQRFVEDPLAELVLRGALREGVETEVGRKGDEIFFREYEG